One region of Priestia megaterium genomic DNA includes:
- a CDS encoding transporter substrate-binding domain-containing protein, which translates to MKKSKTFLKAAVLSLAAAMMLAACGGKSEETSGSSAKKDALTEIKDRGKIVIGVKNDTRLFGLKNPKTGEVEGFDVDISKQLAKEILGDENKVEFKEVTSKTRVPLLQKGDIDAVVATMTITDERKKEVDFTDVYFQAGQSLLVKKGSKIKSVDDLKKGTKVLAVKGSTSAINIREKAPETTVLEFENYAEAFTALKSKQGDALTTDDAILYGMADEDPSYELVGKPFTEEPYGIAVKKGNKELVDALNDALKKMKDSGKYDEIHDKWIKQ; encoded by the coding sequence ATGAAGAAATCAAAAACGTTTTTAAAGGCAGCCGTGCTTTCATTAGCAGCGGCTATGATGTTAGCGGCTTGTGGAGGGAAAAGTGAAGAAACGAGTGGATCATCAGCTAAAAAAGATGCGCTCACTGAAATCAAAGACAGAGGGAAAATTGTCATTGGAGTTAAAAATGATACGCGTTTGTTTGGCTTAAAGAATCCAAAGACGGGTGAAGTAGAAGGTTTTGATGTTGATATTTCTAAGCAGCTGGCTAAAGAGATTTTAGGAGATGAAAACAAGGTAGAATTTAAAGAAGTTACGTCCAAAACAAGGGTTCCTCTTCTTCAAAAAGGAGATATTGACGCTGTTGTTGCAACAATGACCATCACAGATGAGCGTAAAAAAGAAGTGGATTTTACGGATGTGTATTTTCAAGCTGGCCAGTCTCTTCTTGTGAAAAAAGGCAGTAAAATTAAAAGCGTTGATGATTTGAAGAAAGGTACTAAAGTGTTGGCTGTTAAAGGATCAACTTCAGCTATTAATATTCGCGAAAAAGCACCGGAGACAACGGTATTAGAGTTTGAAAACTATGCAGAAGCATTTACCGCTTTAAAATCTAAGCAAGGAGATGCTTTAACAACTGATGATGCTATTCTTTATGGAATGGCTGATGAAGATCCTTCTTATGAATTAGTAGGAAAGCCGTTCACAGAAGAGCCTTATGGCATTGCTGTGAAAAAAGGAAACAAAGAGCTTGTAGATGCATTAAACGATGCGCTTAAAAAGATGAAAGACTCTGGAAAATATGATGAAATTCACGACAAGTGGATCAAACAATAA
- a CDS encoding amino acid ABC transporter permease has translation MLDFSILTNNMDLYLEGFKYTIIASLIALVASFVLGTIIAVMRIAPLKIVNVIGTVYVEFIRNIPLVVIVFFIFIVAGISGTAAGVLGLTIYTAAFIAEAIRAGIMAVPKGQLEAARSSGLTYGQAMRFIILPQAIKIVIPPLGNQFINLVKNSSVLGIVAGFDLMYQADLVSSQTYVVFDVYIFVALFYLVLTIPLSLGVGYLEKRLGKTS, from the coding sequence TTGCTGGATTTTTCAATTCTTACGAACAATATGGATCTTTATTTAGAAGGTTTTAAGTACACCATTATCGCCAGTCTGATTGCTTTAGTGGCCAGTTTTGTACTTGGTACAATCATTGCGGTAATGCGAATAGCTCCTCTCAAAATAGTAAATGTAATTGGCACTGTCTACGTAGAGTTTATTCGAAATATTCCACTTGTGGTTATCGTCTTTTTTATTTTTATTGTGGCAGGAATCAGCGGTACAGCAGCCGGAGTGCTGGGACTCACTATTTATACGGCAGCTTTTATCGCCGAAGCTATACGAGCGGGAATTATGGCAGTTCCAAAAGGGCAGCTTGAAGCGGCGCGTTCATCCGGCCTTACGTACGGTCAGGCGATGCGATTCATTATATTGCCTCAAGCCATTAAAATTGTCATTCCTCCTCTTGGGAATCAATTTATTAATTTAGTGAAAAACTCATCCGTGCTAGGGATTGTTGCTGGTTTTGATTTAATGTATCAGGCAGATCTTGTTTCCTCTCAAACTTATGTAGTGTTTGATGTGTATATTTTTGTGGCTCTGTTTTATTTAGTTCTAACCATTCCGTTGAGTTTAGGAGTTGGTTATCTTGAGAAACGTCTTGGTAAAACAAGCTGA
- a CDS encoding amino acid ABC transporter permease gives MDFMGAYSPDHLSFLMEGFWVTLKVAFISIVLSFIIGSIVGILRYARIPVLSHVLAFVVEIIRNLPLLLIIFFTYFALPEIGIDMEITSAAIVALTVFESAMISEIIRSGLKSIEKGQIEAARSSGLNYYQMLRFIVLPQALRRMVPPLVSQFISLLKDTSLAVVIALPDLLHNAQIIYGQKQSYVVPMFLIIAMMYFIVNYALSVIARRLEVKRV, from the coding sequence ATGGATTTTATGGGTGCTTATTCTCCTGATCACCTTTCCTTCTTAATGGAAGGATTTTGGGTCACTTTAAAAGTGGCATTCATTTCGATTGTGTTAAGTTTTATTATTGGAAGTATAGTAGGTATTTTAAGGTATGCCCGCATTCCAGTTCTGTCTCATGTACTCGCTTTTGTCGTAGAAATTATCCGGAATTTGCCGCTTCTTTTAATCATCTTTTTTACATACTTTGCTTTACCTGAAATCGGAATTGATATGGAAATTACGTCAGCAGCGATTGTGGCCCTCACTGTATTTGAATCTGCTATGATTTCAGAAATTATCCGAAGCGGATTAAAATCAATTGAAAAAGGACAAATTGAAGCGGCACGTTCATCAGGTTTAAACTATTACCAAATGCTTCGTTTTATTGTATTGCCACAAGCTTTGCGACGAATGGTACCTCCTTTAGTTAGTCAATTTATTTCATTATTAAAAGATACGTCGCTTGCAGTGGTCATCGCGCTTCCTGATTTGCTGCATAATGCTCAAATCATTTATGGACAGAAACAAAGTTACGTGGTGCCGATGTTTTTGATCATTGCGATGATGTATTTTATTGTAAACTATGCTTTATCAGTCATTGCACGAAGACTAGAAGTCAAAAGGGTGTAG
- a CDS encoding amino acid permease, with protein sequence MGKQDQNLKKGLLPRHVQLIALAGMIGTGIFKGSADTLGIAGPSVVLAYLFGGLILFIVMTALAEMAIVYPNMNVQNLVHKAFGTQTSFIVGWLYWVNWIVVTIVELLAGGSFLKFWFPSVPLWLLSFLCAVLIVGMNLFQVKYYGEIEFWFAGIKVIALTAFIILGAFILFGVIPSDVQNPWANYTAHGGFFPHGMSGVLSAFLIVMFSYGGAELIGVAVTETKDVKNVLPKVIKGTVWRVIGFYILPILIICGLMPWNSVSGQDSPFVQVFSITGLPGAAHIMNFVLLTAVLSAANSGMYATSRTLYAMAQSGEASKRFLKVSKNGIPINGLMITAACILIGLFLAYKTPDNVISYLMTIPGFTIILIWVSICLAQLKLRKGYKEKPFFALKWFPYTTLFATAALLVIFVSFMFNKNNVIGSSVCAVILVVLLIFSFINKSRKEKKFEV encoded by the coding sequence ATGGGAAAACAAGATCAAAATTTAAAAAAAGGTCTGTTGCCTCGTCATGTGCAGCTCATTGCACTTGCCGGCATGATTGGGACAGGCATTTTTAAAGGTAGCGCTGACACGCTAGGTATTGCAGGACCAAGTGTTGTACTTGCGTATTTATTTGGCGGCCTTATCTTATTTATTGTAATGACAGCACTAGCGGAGATGGCAATTGTCTATCCGAATATGAACGTACAAAATTTAGTGCATAAGGCATTCGGTACGCAAACCTCTTTTATTGTAGGGTGGCTGTACTGGGTGAACTGGATTGTTGTGACGATTGTTGAACTGCTTGCGGGAGGAAGCTTTTTGAAGTTTTGGTTCCCTTCTGTACCTCTTTGGCTCTTAAGCTTTCTCTGTGCAGTGCTGATTGTAGGGATGAATTTATTTCAAGTGAAGTATTACGGAGAAATTGAGTTTTGGTTTGCCGGTATTAAAGTAATTGCTCTTACTGCTTTTATCATTTTGGGAGCTTTCATTTTATTCGGTGTAATTCCAAGCGATGTGCAAAACCCTTGGGCAAATTATACGGCTCATGGAGGCTTTTTCCCTCACGGCATGAGCGGTGTGCTGAGTGCCTTTTTAATTGTGATGTTCTCTTACGGGGGAGCTGAACTAATTGGTGTGGCCGTAACGGAAACAAAAGATGTAAAAAACGTGTTACCGAAAGTAATTAAAGGCACAGTATGGCGAGTGATTGGCTTTTATATTTTGCCTATTTTAATTATTTGCGGCCTTATGCCCTGGAATTCTGTATCGGGGCAAGACAGTCCCTTTGTGCAAGTGTTTAGTATTACCGGTCTGCCAGGTGCGGCTCACATTATGAACTTCGTTTTATTGACGGCCGTTTTATCAGCAGCCAATTCAGGGATGTATGCAACTTCGCGTACGCTCTATGCTATGGCTCAAAGCGGGGAAGCGTCAAAGCGCTTCTTGAAAGTTTCGAAAAACGGTATTCCGATTAATGGGTTAATGATTACGGCTGCTTGTATTTTAATAGGTTTATTTTTAGCCTATAAAACGCCGGATAATGTAATTAGTTATTTAATGACTATTCCAGGTTTCACGATCATTCTCATTTGGGTGAGCATTTGTTTAGCTCAATTAAAGCTGCGTAAAGGGTATAAAGAAAAGCCGTTTTTTGCCTTAAAGTGGTTTCCTTATACAACGCTCTTTGCAACAGCAGCACTGCTTGTTATTTTTGTATCGTTTATGTTTAACAAAAACAATGTGATTGGATCAAGCGTATGTGCGGTTATCCTGGTCGTACTCCTCATTTTTTCATTTATTAATAAAAGTCGAAAAGAAAAAAAGTTTGAAGTATAG
- a CDS encoding DUF445 domain-containing protein: MESNNVFTTNPKKKSKHLATISLAIMGVGFVATMPFGDSIWGRLLQGGFEAGLVGGLADWFAVTALFRHPLGIPIPHTALLPKNRQRITKGLVSTLENDWLSKESIQEKVKRIAFTKRLLPIVRKGVHSETIQQKGTALLVDAINRVDTEKVVPIIEKELKSSLSAIELKPIVHSIVGEVVRNQYDEKALDVLLNKGEGWIKKEETQYQLGSIAKNALDNIELDGILQFALKSFQSMINEEKLGSILQNLLLSITGRLRNEDDEYRLALVNGIRKELQGLEHNEELLEKLEAWKQKTINELNVTNKLTEIVDKMKAKVTAFIESPEFMKSYAVPYVESWLNALEGDAQRQEAIDTAIQKQIMSFVDENHSKIGQLVQENLDKLDDETLVDMMENNVGKDLQWIRVNGALCGFLIGIVLTVIKLAV; this comes from the coding sequence ATGGAATCAAATAATGTATTTACAACAAACCCAAAAAAGAAATCAAAGCACTTGGCCACGATTTCTTTGGCGATTATGGGAGTGGGCTTCGTTGCCACCATGCCTTTTGGTGATTCAATTTGGGGTCGGTTGCTTCAAGGTGGGTTCGAAGCTGGATTAGTCGGGGGCTTAGCGGATTGGTTTGCAGTTACGGCTCTTTTTCGTCACCCTTTAGGCATTCCTATTCCACACACTGCGCTGCTTCCTAAAAACAGGCAGCGTATTACAAAAGGGTTAGTCTCAACGCTTGAAAACGACTGGCTGTCAAAAGAAAGCATTCAAGAAAAAGTGAAAAGAATTGCGTTTACAAAGCGTTTGCTTCCGATTGTTCGAAAAGGTGTTCATTCGGAAACGATTCAACAAAAAGGAACAGCACTGCTTGTTGATGCGATTAATCGTGTGGATACAGAGAAAGTAGTTCCTATTATTGAAAAAGAGCTCAAGTCATCGCTTTCAGCAATAGAGTTAAAGCCTATTGTGCATTCGATTGTTGGAGAAGTGGTTAGAAATCAGTATGATGAAAAAGCACTTGATGTTCTTTTAAATAAGGGAGAGGGCTGGATTAAAAAAGAAGAAACCCAGTATCAGCTCGGAAGTATTGCTAAAAATGCGCTTGATAATATTGAGCTTGACGGTATTTTACAATTTGCTCTCAAATCATTTCAAAGCATGATTAACGAAGAGAAGCTAGGGTCTATTTTGCAAAATCTACTGCTTTCTATTACAGGTCGTCTTCGTAATGAAGATGATGAATATCGCCTTGCTTTGGTAAATGGAATTAGAAAAGAGCTGCAAGGCTTGGAACACAATGAAGAGCTTCTTGAGAAATTAGAAGCATGGAAACAAAAAACGATTAATGAATTAAATGTAACGAATAAATTAACAGAAATCGTCGATAAAATGAAAGCGAAAGTGACGGCATTTATTGAAAGCCCTGAATTTATGAAAAGCTACGCCGTTCCTTACGTAGAGAGCTGGCTGAATGCTCTTGAAGGGGATGCACAGCGTCAAGAAGCAATTGATACGGCTATTCAAAAGCAAATCATGAGTTTTGTAGACGAGAATCATTCAAAAATTGGGCAGCTTGTTCAAGAAAACTTAGATAAATTAGATGATGAAACGCTTGTGGATATGATGGAAAACAATGTCGGAAAAGATTTGCAGTGGATTCGAGTGAACGGAGCTCTATGTGGATTCTTGATTGGTATTGTGTTAACGGTTATTAAATTAGCGGTATAA
- a CDS encoding PepSY domain-containing protein: MKVITTVLASAVLVSGLGASAYAMTDQSKSNDKKQTTTIEEAKAKDIALQKTDGGDITNIQLAVDDGVKQYEVDITKGNKEYDVDIDSSSGKIIEFDEDPKDDDEKEENLQNASPAISLDQAIKTALKSAKGTVNETDLDQENNRLVYEIEIDTADKREATVSVDAKNGDVISVEIDD; the protein is encoded by the coding sequence ATGAAAGTTATTACAACCGTTTTAGCCAGTGCAGTATTAGTCAGTGGATTAGGTGCAAGTGCATATGCCATGACAGATCAGTCCAAAAGCAATGACAAGAAGCAAACCACAACGATTGAAGAAGCAAAGGCAAAAGACATTGCTCTTCAAAAAACAGACGGCGGTGACATTACAAATATCCAATTAGCCGTAGATGATGGCGTTAAACAATATGAAGTAGACATCACAAAAGGTAATAAAGAATACGATGTAGATATTGACAGCAGCAGCGGTAAAATCATTGAATTTGATGAAGACCCAAAAGATGATGATGAGAAAGAAGAGAATCTCCAAAACGCTTCCCCTGCCATTTCATTAGATCAAGCGATAAAAACAGCTTTAAAAAGTGCTAAAGGAACCGTTAACGAAACGGATTTAGACCAAGAAAACAACCGTTTAGTATATGAAATTGAAATTGACACAGCCGATAAACGTGAAGCAACTGTTTCAGTAGATGCCAAAAACGGTGACGTAATCAGTGTAGAAATAGATGATTAA
- a CDS encoding PepSY domain-containing protein: MKKTVLFILIFLAVGSACFYGIAKAVNRPDTLLSESDVSSIIQQKYGGTIENASFSQKDDEPIYQITLLKDDMPYHITVNGKNGEVQSLIKQKVEKQTSTQTKNDTEEEQKKSEQPPVSPTSDEPLISMEQARDIALQKVKGTFSSVEIEEEEGQTFYEVEIDQSKTREAKVMINAYSGHVDSITYENDDD, encoded by the coding sequence ATGAAGAAAACGGTGCTTTTTATACTTATTTTTCTTGCCGTTGGTTCAGCTTGCTTTTACGGAATAGCAAAAGCAGTGAATCGGCCTGATACACTTTTATCCGAATCGGACGTCAGCAGTATCATCCAGCAAAAATATGGCGGCACTATTGAAAATGCAAGCTTTTCTCAAAAAGATGATGAACCGATTTATCAAATAACTTTGCTTAAAGATGATATGCCATACCACATCACAGTAAATGGAAAAAATGGAGAAGTCCAGTCATTAATCAAACAAAAAGTAGAGAAACAAACGTCTACTCAAACTAAAAATGATACAGAAGAAGAACAAAAAAAGAGCGAGCAGCCACCAGTTTCTCCTACATCCGACGAGCCTCTCATTTCAATGGAACAAGCAAGAGATATTGCTTTACAAAAAGTAAAAGGAACGTTTTCCTCAGTTGAAATAGAAGAGGAAGAAGGCCAAACCTTCTACGAAGTCGAAATTGATCAGTCTAAAACAAGAGAAGCTAAAGTAATGATAAATGCTTACTCTGGGCATGTAGATTCCATCACCTATGAAAATGACGACGATTAA
- a CDS encoding HAMP domain-containing sensor histidine kinase has product MKLQTKIILTSTALLFILLVIANSSIYFIFKKTMEDNAIERLQAETSNVTNGLKQTSATVKQANLLRAYLPPNGMIRILPKSGSPLVVSVTDQTKELQDLPYSYYSNEQTTIKEDDGHLYAISHTPVIWTDGEVVSLEVTEQLADVEQSLQTLKFILLIASLVILIPTIFAGRLLSKIILRPIKSLIHTMEEIQVSRTFKKIALSSSSKDELDQMANTFNNMMDLLEENYKKQEQFVSDASHELKTPLTVVESYANMLKRWGMKRPDILEEAIEAIHSESLRMKQLTSQMLVLAKDESQWKLHMEHVDAAAVCRQTIKHLEQAFERTIYLNVKTDQPVVTADEKRLKQLLYILLDNAIKYSEKAVEVTITRSESFRITVTDQGIGIPKEDLSNVYERFFRVDKARNRETGGSGLGLSIARKIVETHSGRIEISSDEGKGTSVTVCFPL; this is encoded by the coding sequence ATGAAACTGCAAACAAAGATTATCCTTACATCAACTGCCCTGCTTTTTATTCTCTTAGTAATTGCAAACAGTTCGATTTACTTCATTTTCAAGAAAACCATGGAAGACAACGCAATTGAACGTTTGCAAGCAGAAACAAGCAACGTAACAAATGGGCTAAAACAAACCAGTGCGACGGTTAAACAAGCCAATTTGCTTCGTGCCTATTTGCCTCCTAACGGGATGATTCGCATTTTGCCTAAATCAGGGAGTCCTTTAGTTGTATCGGTTACTGATCAAACCAAAGAACTTCAGGACTTACCTTATTCTTATTATTCAAATGAACAAACAACCATCAAAGAAGACGACGGCCACCTATACGCAATTTCGCATACTCCCGTCATTTGGACGGACGGCGAAGTTGTTTCTTTGGAAGTCACAGAACAGCTGGCAGATGTGGAACAATCTCTGCAGACATTAAAATTCATCTTGCTTATTGCCTCTCTTGTTATATTAATTCCGACCATATTTGCCGGACGGCTTTTAAGTAAAATCATTTTGCGGCCTATCAAATCTCTTATTCATACTATGGAAGAAATTCAAGTGTCTCGCACATTCAAAAAAATCGCTCTCTCTTCCTCTTCTAAAGATGAGTTAGATCAAATGGCCAACACCTTCAATAATATGATGGATTTATTAGAGGAAAACTATAAAAAGCAAGAGCAGTTCGTATCCGATGCTTCTCATGAATTAAAAACACCCCTGACCGTGGTAGAAAGCTATGCCAATATGCTAAAACGATGGGGGATGAAGCGTCCAGATATTTTAGAAGAAGCCATCGAAGCCATTCACTCTGAGTCTTTACGCATGAAACAGCTTACGTCTCAAATGCTGGTGCTTGCGAAAGATGAGTCGCAGTGGAAGCTTCACATGGAACACGTAGATGCGGCGGCCGTCTGCAGACAAACAATCAAACATCTAGAACAAGCCTTTGAACGAACCATTTATTTAAACGTAAAAACCGATCAGCCCGTCGTAACAGCCGATGAAAAACGCTTAAAGCAGCTGCTGTACATCCTCTTAGATAATGCCATTAAATATAGTGAAAAAGCAGTGGAAGTAACTATAACAAGAAGCGAAAGCTTTAGGATTACGGTCACAGATCAAGGAATTGGTATTCCAAAAGAAGACTTATCAAACGTGTATGAACGCTTTTTTCGCGTAGATAAAGCAAGAAATCGAGAAACCGGTGGTTCAGGGCTTGGATTATCCATTGCTCGAAAGATTGTAGAAACTCATAGCGGACGTATTGAGATTAGCAGCGATGAAGGAAAAGGGACATCCGTAACGGTTTGCTTTCCTCTTTAA